A window of Palaemon carinicauda isolate YSFRI2023 chromosome 27, ASM3689809v2, whole genome shotgun sequence contains these coding sequences:
- the LOC137620997 gene encoding uncharacterized protein, whose product MASRAVYLDFCPSLEAEEFVLALRRFCATHGAPQFITSDNHQTFKTASHLLQGLYEEDEVQQFLRRTGIKWRFQTPRAPWKGGFFESLIGVKKRTLQIALGKKYLPDAHVLTLVKEAEAVVNN is encoded by the coding sequence atggccagcagggccgtgtacctcgatttctgcccctccctggaagcggaagaattcgtatTAGCCCTAAGACGATTttgcgccacccacggtgccccgcaGTTCATCACGTCTGATAACCATCAAACGttcaaaactgccagccacctccttcagggactctatgaagaagatgaagtccagcagttcttgaggaGAACGGGCATAAAGTGGcgatttcagacgccccgtgcaccttggaaaggtgggttcttcgagagCCTGATCGGGGTAaagaaacggaccctccagatagccctcggaaagaagtacctaccggacgcccacgtactaacccttGTGAAAGAAGCGGAGGCAGTGGTGAATAATTGA
- the LOC137620998 gene encoding uncharacterized protein has protein sequence MYGGDKCEDEVLTPSHLLRGHPVHLMAPILLDDHLNPTFTSRRLRDRYLKLTDSLKAFRERWRREYLSALRARHDCQSGELSKLHPGDVVLVKQENKKRATWPLGRVVETYPDDDGVVRSAKVLFMSVESLRAVSHLVPLEIAPSEDDSDVDLVFHEHM, from the exons ATGTACGgcggcgacaagtgcgaggatgaagtcctcaccccctcccatttgctaagaggacacccagtccacctcatggcaccgatcttgctgGACGACCACCTCAAcccgaccttcacctcccggaggctacgtgatcgctacctaaaactgacagactctttgaaagccttccgagagaggtggagaagggaatatttgagtgccctgagagcccggcacgactgtcagTCTGGGGAActctccaagctgcaccctggagacgtcgtgctggtaaaacaagaaaataaaaaaagagctacgtggcctcttggacgtgtcgtggagacgtatcctgacgacgacggagtcgtgcgttcggccaaagtgttgttcatGAGTGTTGAgtcactgcgagctgtcagccacctggttcccctggaaattgccccctctgaggatgat TCCGACGTGGACTTAGTGTTCCACGAACACATGTAA